In Selenomonas sp. TAMA-11512, a genomic segment contains:
- a CDS encoding ABC transporter ATP-binding protein → MKEPDKKENRIKTIVLKDIYKLYAMGGETVAALDGVNLDVCQGDFAALMGPSGSGKSTLMNILGCLDRPTKGSYYLDGEEVAHLSDDALATTRNKKIGFVFQNFNLLPRIDTLQNVALPLVYAGVGRREREERAMYYLKAVGLEDRAHHKSNELSGGQRQRVAIARALVNDPKIIMADEPTGNLDTKSTEEIMNIFQGLHEEGRTIILVTHEPEIATRAGRQILVRDGKITHEAGKGDVMEVV, encoded by the coding sequence ATGAAGGAACCGGATAAGAAGGAAAATCGAATTAAGACCATCGTATTAAAGGACATATATAAGCTCTATGCGATGGGAGGCGAGACGGTTGCGGCGCTAGACGGCGTCAATCTCGATGTTTGCCAGGGGGATTTCGCTGCGCTCATGGGGCCTTCGGGGTCGGGCAAGTCGACGCTGATGAATATATTGGGATGCCTTGATCGCCCGACGAAGGGCTCGTACTATTTGGACGGTGAGGAAGTGGCGCATTTATCCGACGATGCGCTGGCGACCACGAGAAATAAAAAAATAGGCTTTGTCTTTCAGAACTTCAACCTTCTTCCCCGTATCGATACCCTGCAAAATGTGGCGCTGCCTCTTGTCTATGCGGGCGTGGGCCGAAGAGAGAGAGAAGAGAGGGCAATGTACTATCTGAAGGCTGTCGGTCTGGAAGACCGCGCGCATCACAAGTCCAATGAGCTCTCCGGCGGACAGCGGCAGCGCGTCGCCATTGCGCGCGCTCTCGTCAATGACCCGAAGATCATCATGGCGGATGAGCCGACGGGTAACCTCGATACGAAGTCGACAGAAGAGATTATGAACATCTTTCAGGGGCTGCACGAAGAAGGGCGTACCATTATCCTGGTTACGCACGAGCCGGAAATCGCGACGCGTGCCGGCCGTCAGATTCTTGTCCGCGACGGCAAGATTACGCATGAAGCGGGCAAAGGCGACGTTATGGAAGTTGTATAG
- a CDS encoding TolC family protein, with protein MKKWRGKRWALLLAGLCCWRLTGAEAADLSLDQAVRLSIEDNTGQKITEESEVRRAAELDEARRSKGVSVTAGASANTSKTWSEGSSNHNSNASSSANLNASMPLINKSNDKNIDSAELALDTARLAAERAREDLRLSVVEAYYDALQARDTIAVNRESLSNLEKHLSNTEILYQAGSKARMDVLRAAVEVSNAKQTLISSESSYEVSLANLRNLTNIDRDEPLTLTTSVAYVPFLEELDDVLSYGQRMRKDLQSDSIAVERAKVSLDLVKAAYHPTLSLSVGTNGGWNYRPSNDHNHGVSAGLNLNWNIFDNGQREAKLRAAESDIKTAELTLQKDRETVDYSIREAYHNMRAAERKQEATRDAVGLAREERYIASEKYRVGEGIMLDIIDAELALSRAELNYIEAQYSYARYRAQIENRMGKPLDELPAAASPAEASAADERRVTTQPTGEKDAAQEARDAGRSA; from the coding sequence ATGAAAAAATGGAGGGGAAAGCGCTGGGCACTCTTGCTTGCAGGACTGTGCTGCTGGCGGCTGACGGGAGCGGAAGCCGCCGATCTGTCCCTCGATCAGGCTGTACGGCTTTCGATAGAGGATAATACAGGGCAGAAGATCACGGAGGAATCCGAGGTTCGACGCGCGGCTGAGCTCGACGAGGCAAGAAGGAGCAAGGGCGTTTCCGTGACTGCCGGTGCATCGGCAAACACAAGTAAGACATGGTCGGAGGGATCAAGCAATCACAATTCCAACGCAAGTTCAAGCGCCAATCTCAATGCCTCGATGCCTTTGATCAATAAGAGCAATGACAAGAACATCGACAGTGCGGAGCTGGCACTTGATACGGCACGGCTTGCCGCGGAGAGAGCAAGAGAGGATCTTCGACTGTCGGTGGTCGAGGCCTATTACGACGCTTTGCAGGCGCGTGATACGATCGCCGTCAATCGGGAGTCGCTCTCGAATCTCGAAAAGCATCTGTCAAATACGGAGATTCTCTATCAGGCAGGCAGTAAGGCACGCATGGATGTGCTTCGCGCGGCCGTCGAAGTGTCGAACGCGAAACAGACGCTCATCAGCTCGGAAAGCAGCTATGAGGTCTCCTTGGCGAATCTTCGCAATCTTACGAACATCGACCGCGATGAGCCCTTGACATTGACGACCTCTGTCGCGTATGTGCCCTTTTTGGAAGAGCTTGATGATGTCCTCTCCTATGGACAGCGCATGCGCAAGGATCTGCAGTCGGACTCGATTGCCGTGGAGCGTGCGAAGGTGTCTCTGGATCTCGTCAAGGCGGCGTATCATCCGACGCTGTCGTTATCTGTAGGCACAAACGGCGGGTGGAACTACCGCCCTTCCAATGATCACAATCATGGCGTGTCCGCAGGCCTCAACCTCAATTGGAACATTTTCGATAACGGACAGAGAGAGGCAAAGCTCAGAGCCGCTGAAAGCGATATCAAGACCGCTGAGCTCACCCTGCAGAAAGACCGAGAGACGGTCGATTACAGCATCCGAGAGGCTTACCACAATATGCGGGCGGCAGAGCGCAAGCAGGAGGCGACCAGGGACGCTGTGGGGCTCGCGCGTGAAGAGCGATACATCGCAAGCGAAAAGTATCGCGTCGGTGAAGGCATCATGCTCGATATCATCGATGCCGAGCTGGCGCTCTCCCGTGCGGAGCTGAACTACATCGAGGCGCAGTACAGCTATGCACGCTATCGCGCGCAGATCGAAAACCGCATGGGAAAGCCGCTCGATGAGCTCCCCGCTGCAGCGTCTCCCGCGGAGGCATCCGCGGCGGACGAACGGCGTGTAACGACACAGCCGACAGGTGAAAAAGACGCGGCACAGGAAGCCCGGGATGCGGGGAGGAGCGCATAA
- a CDS encoding ShlB/FhaC/HecB family hemolysin secretion/activation protein has protein sequence MKRTFFPLVLAVTTGVAFFLPQSALAAPSLSMPGEDIRQAAPRPKASVDRTGEDAPRTTGDTVFAVREIILDAKELKLSEKKIQAIMQDAIGDEMTLASLNEVLDRLTIYCRQNGYPATAAYLPEQESEAGVITIRIIPGRYGDVKIDNKSRLKDNIAQGFLAGLDPGKIIRTRDLETALYSISDMSGTRAVGMLRPGESFGTSDVVVQIEDGKMDNTVLYTENYGSKNSGRYRYGLQHSLYNVDGQGGKVNIGHLRSNENLRNSYVNYETLVGRGGTTLGLGYSRMDYHLGGAVRSLGATGKADTYTLYGSTPVYHTSNEKLTVTYGYDHRKLKDDLQLFGDDAAGKKHSDSAHVGVNGFTRNPHTGSAVDYALSLTVGELSSDSRYSEQLMKNAGTNGHYTKLEASATAVVPLGHKTDMVVKVSGQIADKNLDGSEEMYLGGANGVRAYPQGEGSGDEGIQGSIEFRYHTDVPGLLLSTYFDIGHVKFSHDGKSYGNGNGDTLKGWGIGLYYNMPGDWFARLDYARRIGLGRSVVDYDDSGRFWFLMGKIW, from the coding sequence ATGAAACGGACCTTTTTTCCACTCGTACTCGCAGTGACAACGGGCGTGGCTTTTTTCCTGCCGCAGAGCGCGCTGGCGGCACCGTCCCTATCCATGCCGGGCGAGGATATTCGACAAGCGGCTCCGAGACCGAAGGCTTCCGTGGACCGCACGGGAGAGGATGCTCCTCGAACGACAGGTGATACGGTCTTTGCCGTCAGGGAGATTATCCTCGATGCCAAGGAGCTCAAGCTCTCCGAAAAGAAAATACAGGCGATCATGCAGGATGCCATCGGCGATGAGATGACGCTTGCCTCGTTGAATGAAGTCCTCGACCGATTGACCATATATTGTCGACAGAACGGTTATCCGGCAACGGCCGCCTACCTCCCCGAGCAGGAGAGTGAAGCCGGTGTCATTACCATACGCATCATACCCGGACGTTATGGAGATGTCAAGATTGACAACAAGAGCCGTTTGAAGGACAATATAGCACAGGGCTTTCTTGCGGGGCTTGATCCCGGAAAGATCATCCGCACGCGCGATTTGGAGACGGCGCTGTACTCCATCTCGGATATGAGCGGCACGCGCGCAGTCGGTATGCTTCGTCCGGGTGAGAGCTTCGGTACAAGCGATGTCGTGGTACAGATCGAAGACGGAAAGATGGACAATACGGTTCTCTACACGGAGAACTATGGCAGCAAAAATTCGGGACGCTATCGATATGGTTTGCAGCACAGCTTATACAACGTAGACGGACAGGGCGGCAAGGTGAACATAGGCCATCTCCGATCCAATGAAAATCTCAGAAATTCCTATGTCAACTATGAGACACTTGTCGGGAGAGGCGGTACGACGCTCGGTTTGGGCTACAGCCGCATGGACTACCACCTCGGCGGCGCCGTGCGCAGCTTAGGAGCGACAGGTAAGGCGGATACGTACACGCTCTATGGAAGCACGCCTGTTTACCATACGAGCAATGAAAAGCTGACGGTGACTTACGGATATGACCATCGCAAGCTGAAGGATGATCTGCAGCTATTCGGTGACGATGCTGCCGGTAAGAAGCACTCCGACAGCGCGCATGTCGGCGTCAACGGTTTCACCCGCAATCCGCATACCGGTTCGGCTGTCGATTACGCGCTGTCGTTGACGGTGGGGGAGCTTTCCTCGGATTCACGCTATAGTGAGCAGCTCATGAAAAATGCGGGAACGAACGGTCATTATACGAAGCTTGAAGCCAGCGCGACGGCTGTCGTACCGTTGGGACACAAGACGGATATGGTCGTCAAGGTTTCCGGACAGATCGCCGATAAGAACCTCGACGGCTCCGAGGAGATGTACCTTGGCGGAGCCAACGGCGTCCGCGCTTACCCGCAGGGAGAAGGCTCCGGCGATGAGGGAATCCAGGGGTCGATTGAGTTCCGTTACCATACGGATGTTCCCGGACTTCTCCTTTCCACGTATTTCGATATCGGTCATGTGAAGTTCAGCCACGATGGCAAGAGTTACGGAAACGGCAACGGCGATACCTTGAAAGGCTGGGGTATAGGGTTGTACTACAACATGCCGGGGGATTGGTTCGCGCGTCTTGACTATGCGCGTCGAATCGGCTTGGGCAGATCTGTTGTCGACTATGATGACAGCGGTCGATTTTGGTTCCTGATGGGCAAGATTTGGTAA
- a CDS encoding aspartate kinase, producing MALVVKKFGGTSVATTEKIMAVAKRILAEKKEEDKIVLVVSAMGKTTDELIGMAKEVAGDPYRYARELDMLMTTGEQVTISLLAMAFNALGHKAVSFTGAMAGMKTNEVYTKGRILGIHPKRVEEALDAGNIVVVAGFQGINAEGDMVTLGRGGSDTSAVALAGALKADSCEIYTDVEGVYSADPRLIEGARKMQEITYDEMLEMARLGAGVMQPRSVEMGKHFGIPIHVRSTFTDKKGTMIREAYTMEEKDFVIRGVAHDDKVAKIAIMGVPNVPGIAHTIFSSMADENVSVDMIVQSSRNIERNVTDMVCTVASSDLGIAKEVADRVAKELEATGVLIDENVAKVSIVGVGMLGNPGIASRMFGALKKANANIDIISTSEISISCLIEKSVLKEAANAIHDEFFPRA from the coding sequence ATGGCCCTAGTGGTGAAGAAATTCGGTGGTACGTCCGTTGCTACGACCGAAAAGATCATGGCTGTTGCCAAGCGGATTTTAGCGGAAAAGAAGGAAGAGGATAAAATCGTCCTTGTCGTCTCCGCGATGGGGAAGACAACGGACGAGCTCATCGGCATGGCGAAGGAGGTCGCGGGCGATCCGTACCGGTATGCGCGCGAGCTCGATATGCTGATGACGACAGGCGAGCAGGTCACGATTTCGCTCTTGGCCATGGCGTTTAACGCGCTCGGTCACAAGGCCGTTTCCTTTACGGGCGCGATGGCGGGCATGAAGACGAATGAGGTATACACGAAGGGGCGTATCCTTGGAATCCATCCGAAGCGTGTGGAGGAGGCTCTCGATGCCGGAAATATCGTTGTCGTCGCCGGCTTCCAAGGGATAAATGCCGAGGGAGATATGGTCACGCTCGGCCGCGGCGGTTCAGATACGTCAGCGGTAGCTCTTGCCGGTGCATTGAAGGCGGACAGCTGTGAAATCTACACGGACGTTGAGGGCGTGTACTCTGCCGATCCCCGTCTGATCGAGGGAGCGCGCAAGATGCAGGAGATTACCTACGACGAGATGCTTGAAATGGCTCGTCTGGGCGCCGGCGTCATGCAGCCGCGCTCCGTCGAGATGGGCAAGCACTTCGGCATACCTATCCACGTGCGTTCGACGTTTACGGATAAAAAAGGGACGATGATTCGGGAGGCATATACGATGGAAGAAAAGGACTTTGTAATACGGGGCGTAGCACATGACGATAAGGTTGCGAAGATTGCCATTATGGGCGTTCCCAATGTACCGGGCATAGCGCATACGATCTTTTCGTCCATGGCCGATGAGAATGTCAGCGTCGATATGATCGTACAGAGCTCGAGAAACATTGAGCGCAATGTCACCGACATGGTCTGCACGGTCGCGTCCAGCGACTTGGGGATCGCGAAGGAAGTCGCCGACAGGGTAGCCAAGGAGCTCGAGGCAACGGGCGTGCTCATCGATGAAAATGTCGCGAAGGTTTCCATCGTCGGTGTGGGCATGCTCGGCAATCCGGGCATCGCGTCGCGCATGTTCGGTGCGCTGAAGAAGGCGAATGCCAACATCGACATCATCAGCACCTCAGAGATCAGCATTTCGTGCCTCATAGAGAAGTCCGTCCTCAAAGAGGCGGCAAACGCTATCCACGATGAGTTCTTTCCGCGTGCATAA
- a CDS encoding efflux RND transporter periplasmic adaptor subunit, whose translation MKKKLIAGSLAVLLIAAGAYYGWTSYQEEQKKSEMPTNTVEVMRKNLTSTVSATGTIIPLDSVKVSSKVTARIMNVYVKENDTVEAGQTVVVLDGTNLKAQRDRAQFQVTNTKSKYERQRYLYEVGADTKAALEDAQYNYDSAQSTLTERESDLAETVITAPMSGIVVGSPMTVGTMALGGDQNPSTLLYIADLSKMQIVAQVDETDIGGVEVGQKATFTVDGYTGKSFTATVSKISQTDTTNSWRSVVETSSSSTSSSSASVIYYYVTLDVDPTDMKLLPAMTARIEIFTADIDDALAVPIAALKSDKNGNYVMVVKADGTEERRQVETGIYSDEYVQILDGLQEGEKLSVTYSVTNKSADRHGPGGM comes from the coding sequence ATGAAAAAGAAACTCATTGCAGGGAGCCTTGCAGTCCTCCTGATAGCGGCCGGCGCCTATTACGGATGGACAAGCTATCAGGAAGAGCAAAAAAAAAGCGAGATGCCGACGAATACGGTAGAGGTTATGCGGAAGAATCTGACCTCCACCGTCTCGGCGACAGGTACGATCATTCCGCTGGACTCGGTCAAGGTCAGTTCCAAGGTCACGGCGCGCATCATGAATGTCTATGTCAAGGAAAATGATACCGTTGAGGCGGGGCAAACCGTCGTTGTCCTCGACGGAACGAATCTGAAAGCGCAGCGAGACCGCGCGCAGTTTCAGGTGACGAATACAAAGTCGAAGTATGAGCGTCAGCGCTATCTCTATGAGGTTGGCGCCGATACAAAAGCGGCGCTTGAAGACGCGCAGTACAATTATGATTCCGCGCAGAGCACATTGACGGAGCGGGAGTCCGATCTTGCAGAGACCGTGATTACGGCACCGATGAGCGGAATCGTCGTCGGTTCGCCGATGACGGTCGGCACGATGGCCCTCGGCGGAGATCAGAACCCGTCGACACTCCTATATATCGCTGATCTCTCGAAGATGCAGATTGTGGCGCAGGTGGATGAGACGGATATCGGCGGTGTCGAGGTCGGACAGAAGGCGACGTTTACCGTTGACGGCTATACGGGCAAATCATTTACGGCGACGGTGTCCAAGATTTCACAGACGGATACGACGAATTCATGGAGAAGTGTTGTAGAGACCAGTTCTTCGTCCACATCCTCATCCTCGGCAAGTGTCATATACTACTATGTTACGCTCGATGTTGATCCGACCGATATGAAACTGCTTCCCGCGATGACCGCGCGCATTGAAATCTTTACAGCGGACATTGATGACGCGCTCGCGGTGCCGATTGCCGCATTGAAGAGTGATAAAAACGGAAATTATGTCATGGTTGTCAAGGCAGACGGCACGGAGGAGCGGCGTCAGGTGGAGACGGGAATCTACAGCGATGAATACGTGCAGATTCTGGATGGTCTCCAAGAAGGAGAGAAGCTGTCCGTCACTTACAGCGTTACCAACAAGAGCGCAGATCGCCATGGGCCGGGCGGCATGTAA
- a CDS encoding NFACT family protein, which produces MSLVIDGFSLQPFVASLASLLVGGRIDRITQPGKRSVILLIRQPGRSHQLHININPQSPLVYLTERQFPNPTLPPLFCMVLRKQIEGGRISSFRQVGLDRILAIDIDFLGAKSEIITKTLLIELIGKQSNIILLQDGIVVDAFRKVGQTSSRVREILPGKPYAAPAAQDKSKLSELTPEDLRARLSAQKEQRLSKGLLSIVLGFGPVSVKEAVRRAGLADTTIGYVSDDMVQRLYDALQSIAADIKNDISGYITLSPAGKVLSVSTYPIAEPVDGELRVFPTVSEMIEYGADAADSYTPPEKEQYRKLLRTELSRAENKHKVLQEEIELAQNAEDFKIRGDILMTYGFSLKDHENSEVTLHNIYSETGETVTIPLDQRLTVKDNIQLLYKKYDKLKRAQNLLMEQLARCEENIRYLSSIETSLAASKDPSDIADIKEELIRAGLLLENRKKHRQEKPSLPYSFHTKSGIEILVGKNNTQNDRLTFHTADASDMWLHTKDIPGSHVIVRLQGAEIDDDTLETAAEIAAYFSKGKDSSSVPVDYVLRRYVKKPSGAKPGFVIFTRQKTLYVTPVWEELSKKLAEELPHIQ; this is translated from the coding sequence ATGAGTCTCGTCATCGATGGATTTTCCCTGCAGCCTTTCGTCGCATCTCTCGCCTCTCTTCTTGTCGGCGGCCGCATCGATCGCATTACCCAGCCCGGCAAAAGATCCGTCATCCTGCTGATTCGACAGCCGGGCCGCAGCCATCAGCTGCATATCAATATCAATCCGCAGAGTCCCCTCGTCTACCTCACGGAGAGACAGTTTCCAAATCCGACTCTTCCTCCTCTCTTCTGCATGGTCCTCCGCAAGCAGATCGAAGGCGGACGCATTTCCTCTTTTCGTCAAGTCGGACTTGATCGAATTCTCGCGATCGACATCGACTTCCTCGGTGCAAAGAGTGAAATCATCACAAAGACACTCCTCATCGAACTCATCGGCAAGCAGAGCAACATTATCCTATTGCAGGACGGCATCGTCGTGGACGCCTTCCGAAAAGTCGGGCAGACGAGCAGTCGCGTGCGAGAGATCCTCCCCGGCAAGCCTTACGCAGCCCCTGCGGCACAAGACAAGTCAAAACTTTCCGAACTGACACCGGAAGATCTGCGTGCCCGTCTTTCCGCACAAAAGGAACAGCGGCTGTCCAAGGGTCTTCTTTCCATCGTCCTCGGGTTCGGTCCGGTCTCCGTAAAGGAAGCCGTCCGTCGAGCCGGGCTTGCAGATACGACTATCGGCTATGTGAGTGATGATATGGTACAGCGTCTGTACGATGCGCTGCAGTCCATCGCCGCGGATATTAAAAACGACATTTCCGGCTATATCACCCTATCCCCTGCCGGGAAAGTCCTGAGCGTCTCCACCTATCCCATCGCCGAACCTGTTGACGGTGAGCTGCGCGTCTTCCCGACCGTCAGCGAAATGATTGAGTACGGTGCCGACGCCGCGGATTCATACACGCCTCCCGAAAAAGAGCAGTACAGGAAGCTCCTTCGCACGGAGCTTTCCCGCGCTGAAAACAAGCATAAAGTGCTTCAGGAGGAAATCGAGCTTGCACAAAACGCCGAAGACTTCAAAATCCGGGGCGACATTCTGATGACCTACGGGTTTTCTCTGAAAGATCATGAAAACAGCGAGGTCACATTGCACAACATATACAGCGAAACGGGAGAGACTGTCACGATTCCCCTTGATCAGCGTCTTACTGTCAAGGACAATATTCAGCTCCTCTACAAGAAATATGACAAGCTGAAGCGAGCGCAAAATCTTCTCATGGAGCAGCTCGCCCGCTGTGAAGAGAATATCCGCTATCTCTCCAGCATCGAGACCTCGCTCGCCGCTTCAAAAGACCCTTCGGACATCGCCGACATCAAAGAAGAGCTCATCCGCGCAGGACTGCTTCTTGAAAACAGAAAAAAACACCGACAGGAAAAGCCATCGCTTCCCTATAGCTTCCATACGAAGAGCGGCATCGAAATCCTTGTGGGCAAAAACAACACACAGAATGACCGTCTGACCTTTCATACGGCCGACGCTTCGGATATGTGGCTCCACACGAAGGACATCCCCGGTTCTCACGTCATCGTGCGGCTGCAGGGAGCAGAAATTGACGATGACACTCTGGAAACGGCCGCGGAAATCGCCGCCTACTTCAGCAAGGGGAAGGACTCCTCGAGTGTTCCTGTCGACTATGTGCTCCGCCGCTATGTCAAAAAGCCTTCCGGAGCCAAACCCGGCTTTGTCATCTTCACGCGTCAAAAGACACTCTACGTCACGCCTGTATGGGAGGAGCTCTCCAAGAAGCTCGCGGAGGAACTGCCGCACATACAGTAA
- a CDS encoding ABC transporter permease codes for MLILESMQMAFSALLANKLRSLLTMLGIIIGVAAVIVMISIGQGFSANMSEQFGDLGSNTLSISPSASNTGGIRGARGSRKTLKYEDAEAIEKKVKNIQYISPTVNGSYQLVSGNLNTNAGVGGVKPDYISTQSLEVSTGAFISESDLEKRNRVVVLGKTVAGDLFPDGDAVGQTIRINSQPYKVIGVLAPKGTFTMMGTIDDMAFIPITTAMERLMGVNYVQGITVKAVSPEHMTQVQSDIETLLRQRHHIFGTKEDDFAVENMTSIAEMQESFLTGITLFLGCIAGISLLVGGIGIMNIMMVSVTERTREIGIRKALGATYANIMLQFLIESIVLSVMGGLIGITFAVIVSTALPSLSEDIKSVITPAPIIISFLFSVGIGLFFGIYPARKAALLDPIEALRYE; via the coding sequence ATGCTTATTTTAGAAAGTATGCAGATGGCTTTTTCTGCACTGCTTGCCAACAAGCTTCGATCACTCCTTACGATGCTCGGCATCATCATCGGCGTGGCCGCGGTCATTGTCATGATATCGATCGGACAGGGATTCAGTGCCAATATGTCGGAGCAATTCGGCGATTTGGGCAGCAATACGCTGTCGATTTCACCGAGCGCTTCGAACACGGGCGGCATACGAGGTGCACGTGGTTCCAGAAAAACGCTCAAATACGAGGACGCGGAAGCCATTGAGAAAAAAGTGAAAAACATTCAGTACATCTCGCCGACCGTGAACGGCTCCTATCAGCTGGTCAGCGGCAATCTCAATACGAACGCAGGGGTGGGAGGGGTCAAGCCGGACTATATCTCAACCCAGTCTTTGGAGGTGTCGACGGGTGCCTTTATCTCGGAGTCGGATCTGGAAAAGCGCAACCGCGTCGTGGTCTTGGGCAAGACGGTCGCCGGCGACCTTTTCCCGGATGGAGATGCCGTAGGGCAGACCATACGCATCAACAGCCAGCCCTATAAGGTCATCGGGGTCCTTGCGCCGAAAGGCACGTTTACCATGATGGGGACGATCGATGATATGGCGTTTATCCCCATCACGACGGCGATGGAGCGTCTGATGGGCGTGAACTACGTGCAGGGCATCACCGTCAAGGCGGTTTCGCCGGAGCATATGACACAGGTGCAAAGCGATATTGAGACGCTGCTCCGGCAGAGACATCACATCTTCGGCACGAAGGAAGATGATTTTGCTGTGGAGAATATGACGAGTATTGCCGAGATGCAGGAATCCTTCCTGACGGGCATCACTCTCTTTTTGGGATGCATCGCGGGGATCTCGCTCCTCGTCGGAGGCATCGGCATCATGAACATCATGATGGTGTCGGTCACGGAGCGGACGCGGGAGATCGGTATAAGAAAGGCGCTGGGCGCGACGTATGCCAATATCATGCTGCAGTTCCTCATTGAGTCGATTGTCTTGAGCGTCATGGGCGGTCTCATCGGAATTACCTTTGCCGTTATCGTGTCGACAGCGCTTCCAAGCTTATCGGAGGATATCAAATCCGTCATCACGCCGGCGCCGATCATCATATCGTTCCTTTTTTCCGTCGGAATCGGCCTGTTCTTCGGCATCTATCCGGCGAGAAAGGCGGCGCTCCTCGACCCGATTGAGGCGCTTCGCTATGAATAA